One window of the Endomicrobium proavitum genome contains the following:
- a CDS encoding GGGtGRT protein — protein sequence MAVTFESYERRIKQIEKTLKENGIASLEEAQKICLDKGIDVDKIVKGIQQIAFENAVWAYTVGAAIAIKKGAKNAAEAAEIIGIGLQSFCIPGSVADQRNVGIGHGNLAAMLLREQTKCFCFLAGHESFAAAEGAIGIAKTANKVRKEPLKVILNGLGKDAAYVISRVNGFTHVETEYDYHTGKLNITKETKFSEGDKAKVRVYGADDVSEGVAIMVKEGVDVSITGNSTNPTRFQHPVAGTYKKWAIENGKKYFSVASGGGTGRTLHPDNMAAGPASYGMTDTMGRMHGDAQFAGSSSVPAHVEMMGLIGMGNNPMVGASVAVAVAIEESYK from the coding sequence ATGGCTGTAACATTTGAAAGTTACGAGAGAAGAATAAAACAAATAGAAAAAACTTTAAAAGAAAACGGCATAGCAAGTCTTGAAGAAGCGCAGAAAATTTGTCTTGACAAAGGCATTGACGTGGACAAAATAGTTAAAGGCATTCAGCAAATTGCTTTTGAAAACGCGGTTTGGGCATACACTGTGGGCGCGGCAATAGCAATTAAAAAAGGCGCAAAAAACGCCGCCGAAGCCGCCGAAATAATCGGCATAGGCTTGCAGTCTTTTTGCATTCCCGGATCGGTTGCAGACCAGAGAAACGTGGGCATAGGCCACGGAAATCTTGCGGCTATGCTTTTAAGAGAGCAGACAAAATGTTTCTGCTTTTTAGCGGGTCATGAAAGTTTTGCCGCCGCGGAAGGCGCAATAGGCATTGCAAAAACCGCAAACAAAGTTCGCAAAGAACCTCTTAAAGTTATTCTTAACGGACTTGGAAAAGACGCCGCTTACGTTATAAGCAGAGTCAACGGTTTTACCCACGTTGAAACCGAATACGATTACCACACCGGAAAACTTAACATTACAAAAGAAACTAAATTTTCCGAAGGAGATAAAGCAAAAGTTAGAGTTTACGGAGCCGACGACGTTAGCGAAGGCGTAGCCATAATGGTTAAAGAAGGCGTTGATGTTTCCATTACGGGAAATTCTACAAACCCTACAAGATTTCAGCACCCCGTGGCCGGCACATATAAAAAATGGGCTATAGAAAACGGTAAAAAATATTTTTCCGTAGCATCGGGCGGCGGCACCGGCAGAACGCTTCATCCGGACAACATGGCGGCAGGCCCTGCGTCTTACGGCATGACAGACACCATGGGGCGCATGCATGGCGACGCGCAATTTGCGGGTTCGTCTTCTGTTCCCGCGCACGTTGAAATGATGGGTCTTATCGGCATGGGAAACAATCCTATGGTAGGCGCGTCGGTTGCCGTAGCGGTTGCCATTGAAGAATCGTATAAATAA
- the rpsP gene encoding 30S ribosomal protein S16, translating to MAVRLRLQRFGKPKRPYYRVVAIDQRAKRNGKPIEILGQYDPIAQDNKLNVNLERVNYWLGTGAKASDTVAELVKKAQTK from the coding sequence ATGGCAGTTAGACTACGTTTGCAGAGATTCGGCAAACCAAAAAGACCTTATTACAGAGTTGTTGCAATTGATCAAAGAGCAAAAAGAAACGGAAAGCCTATTGAAATATTAGGTCAGTATGATCCTATAGCTCAAGATAACAAACTTAACGTAAATTTGGAAAGAGTAAACTATTGGTTGGGTACGGGCGCGAAAGCTTCCGACACCGTAGCAGAATTGGTGAAAAAAGCCCAAACCAAGTAG
- a CDS encoding KH domain-containing protein: protein MKELVLYIAKALVDNPDQVEVKEIAGEKATILELKVSAEDRGKVIGKEGRIIKAVRIIVNSASAKLDKRATVEIVE from the coding sequence ATGAAAGAATTAGTTCTTTACATCGCAAAGGCGTTGGTTGACAATCCGGATCAGGTTGAAGTTAAAGAGATTGCAGGTGAAAAAGCGACTATTCTTGAATTAAAAGTTTCCGCCGAAGACAGAGGCAAAGTAATTGGTAAAGAAGGCAGAATTATAAAAGCCGTAAGAATTATCGTAAATTCAGCTTCCGCAAAACTTGACAAAAGGGCTACGGTAGAAATAGTAGAATAA